The sequence below is a genomic window from Bactrocera neohumeralis isolate Rockhampton chromosome 4, APGP_CSIRO_Bneo_wtdbg2-racon-allhic-juicebox.fasta_v2, whole genome shotgun sequence.
ATTTAACTTGATACtgtattatattaaaacaaagataagcAAATTCGCACTGCCGTAGATCCAGCCACACTCCAGAACGATTAATAAATcgataagaagaagaagttggcaCAGAGTATTAGTCTGTTATTACGAGCTTTTCGATtacaaagtaaaaattgtgaaaaataccAGAGTAATTCCCTCGGCTTTTAATCGAATTAAATTCAGGAACACCGAATGGATTTGGTGCTTTTATTGTTAAGACTATATTTTATAGGAAGTACCTGCATACGTATTACAAATGTAATCAGTTTTTAAGTGCGTGATATTACATATGTAGAAGCCTACGTACCCCACGTCAATTTGTACAACTGAAGACCACTTCATATTTATCTACGAGTACTATTATCTAATAAAACATACAGAGATAGGTGTAAACACTTTACTattccaaacaaaaatattatttaaagtcTAAATGGGAGAATCAACAAAATTACAAGTACGGGCATATGATGCATGATGCATGAATtcccataacaacaacaagcccaGCAATATCTATAAATATAAGTTGCGATTTAATGCAACGGGTTATTTGACTGATGTAACAGTACCAGTAGAGGCTTAAGAAAATGTTGGAGCTCAATAAAAGGACACACAAAGTGCTGACGTATGCGTTGGTGGCCTTGGTGCTGCTGCAAGTGCTGTTCAAGCCCACCGAAGCGGCGACAAAGTGTCACAAATGCACCGGGATTAATTGTCAACGCACGACTTACGCAGCCACGGAGGATTGCACAGACGCGCTGGACAGTTGTGTCACCGTTTTTCAAGAATGTACGCgacctttaaaataaaaatttcgagtatactttataaaataaattctcCATTTATCCATTGTGAATATTCGCAGCTATGGTCCTAGCACAAGGCTGCCTTGGTCAATTAGCCGTAGAGTTACGTAAGAAATGTGAAATGCCAAGCACTGAGCAGACCGATGGAGCCGAAATGACCGATGTTGATGCCACCGTGCCCGCTGTTAATAGAAACTGTCATCAGTGTAGTGAGGATTTGTGTAATAATCTTAGCGCTGAGGGTACCGACTGCTTACAGTGTGATTCAAATGAGGTAAGATCTTAAACTTGCATAAtaaatatgatattttaatgaataatgCCACAGGAAGCCAAATGTGCGAGTGATACTGAAAGTCTGCAACCACAAAGATGTCCTATTTCAAAGGCCGTAAATACATATTGTTATGCCAAAATCGAGGCAAGCCGTGCAACACGTGGTTGTGCCACAGATTTGGCGCAGCAAAAAGAATGTCTGAGCAATAGTGGCTGTAGTCTCTGCTCACCTAGCGATATTAATGGCTGCAATCGTGATCCTAAGGTAGCAACAAATGATACAACTTCGAGTACAGGTGACTTCGACACGAGCTCAGGAGGCTCAGGTACTAGTAATGACGGTTCGAGCTCTAGTGGCTCAGATGGTAGCTCCAGTTCAGGTATAAGTGGTGGTGACTCGAACTCTGGAAGCTCAGGTACTGGTGGTAGCGGTTCGAGCTCTGGTGGTTCCAGCGGTGGCTCAGATAGTGGAACAAGTTCTGGTACGGGAAATGGAGGTTCGAGTTCTGGAGCTGGCAATGGCGGCTCAGATAGTGGAGCAGGTTCAGGCTCAGGTACAGGTGGCGGTGGCTCCAGCTCTGGAAGTTCAGGTACTAGTAATGGCGGTTCGAGTTCCGGTGGCTCCAGTTCAGGTACAAGTGGTGGTGACTCGAACTCTGGAAGCTCAGGTACTGGTGGTAGCGGTTCGAGCTCTGGTGGTTCCAGCGGTGGCTCAGATAGTGGTACAAGTTCTGGTACGGGAGATGGAGGTTCGAGTTCTGGAAGTGGCAGCAGTGGCTCGGGTTCCGATGCAGGCACAGGTGGCAGTGACTCGAGCTCTGGAAGTGGTTCAGGTTCTGGGTCAGACACTGAAAATAGTGGTGCCTCCGGTTTATCAAATAAGTTCTTTGTCGCAGTGATTTTGATTGCATtaccaaaatttatataatttaaacaagaacagtatttaaattaaagtcgTAATAAGATATTTGACTATAATGGttgtaaaaaatgttcttttaacTTTATGAGAAACGTTTTCCTAACAAGGAAGCTTAATCGAagagatttaaaaattataactaagAAAATCTTAACCAGTAGCAACTGAAATCGGGCGAGCCCTCAACGAATCGAATTATCTGATTAGGCTATCAGTTTTAATTATCATGTTTTTCTGTATAGAACCGTACGAAGCTTTTAACACTTTGCTGGAGTGTGAAATTTCCCCCGATTTGTGGTGTAAtgataagcaaaaacaaatctaTAGATTGAGAGATATTTTGCTTGCTTTAAATGAAAGATAACATTATGGAAAAACTACATGAAATTTCCGGAAAGAAAAAAACCCAAGTCAAGGCTATTAAAAAGTAATGTTAAGACATTGTAGTAACGCACATTATTGGTTATCTCTTTATTAAACCAATCGTGGAAAATATTTAGCTCGAAACTCCCTATCTGAAGAGGAAGCACTCATCTGATATCGCCTAAATTTTTCTActaaactattaaattttactaGGGAGGGTTAACTAGAAGCTGTATTctccgtcaacaaactaataGGACCAAATATTGTCAAATACTGGAAAAGACCCatccatctcttcgtcgattttaaagctgcttttgacagcatggaaaggagctgcctttatgccgcgatgtctgaatttggtatcttcgCAAAACTAATtcagctgtgtaaactgacgctgagcataaccaaaagctctgtcaggatcgggaaggatctctccaagccgttcgatacagaagtttcagacaaagcggctccctttcgtgcgacttcttcaatctactcttggagaaaataatttgaggtggagaactgaatagagaaggtaccatcttctataagagtgtacagctgctgccgCACACCgaggatattgatatcattggtctcaacaaccgcgccgttagctcTGCGTTTTCCaaaatggataaggaagcaaagaaaatgggtctggtagtgaacgagggcaagacaaaatatgtcctgtcatcaaacaatcaGACGTCGCACTCTCGACTAGCCTCCTATGCTACTATTGGCACAAACATCCCATAGGTGCACAAAGTCAGAATACCCAAGTGACACCTGTTGGACTGgggtaaatatttaatattttttttttgttcagatTAGATATGTACTAGCAATCTAAAGTCCAAATACAAACagatatatatagtacatgtgtCACCGTGACAGTTTCACAAATATCTGATACAGACCCTTATCACCAACAGTTTTGTGTCATACAAAGTCATTACATATTTGTGCTCGTAATATAGAAACCACAATAATAATCTGGGTAAACTTAATTTGTATCATTAAAGTGACAACGAAGCTTCATAAAAGCACCTGTTCATACTAAAATTATCAATTAAATGATAACTTTTAAGGGCGTCAATAGCATTTTTGTTCCACATTGCTGATGATACCCTCCACTGATTAAttcgttttataaaaatttattagaatagGTACTTATCTACATCGGTAGAAATAACGGTAGACTTAATTTCCGCCAGAACTGATAACGGAGCAAACAAGTCTGCAGTAAAGTGGGGTAGTGACTAAGAGTGTCTGCTGCTTAACTCACCGTGTATGCTAATTGAAAAAGTCATTATTTATGTTATCTGGTCACAAACAAAATTAGCTCAGTCCTGGATGAACTTAACTGCCTCGAAAGCATTTGTTGCATATCTCTGTTTATCGCTATCGATGACGTATGTATAATGACCTATCGCAAATATAGTGATATAGCATTGCATCATCTTCGGAACATGTCCTGCCCTAACCCTATTATTTCATATCAGTTGGTTGGCTGAAATCTCAGGGTTAAGAACTTTGGTATTATTATACTCTTTTAACACAGTGccacagagtataataatttttttttgaaccttTTAGTGTGCCAGCTTATGACCTAAAATTATCCATATCCAATCAAAACTGTTCAATCTCCAGATACAGAATACATAAATATGGTTCCTAACCCTTAATCCCACATATATTGATGATGGTATGAGAGGTATGGGCGAACCCATCcattgaaataatgtttttgttggttggtatgactgtcagtgacatctgtgccaaacgtcacgtcaaaataatcattagtgtttggtATACGCATGTCTTTCTGatgtacataaagtgcatttggcGATTTTAAGATGAGTGagattattcaacaaagaagttgcattaaattttgtgtgcggaatcaaattccTGGTGTGGAAACATTCAgaatgtaaaaaaaaggcattcagtgataattttttttcgcgagcaagtgtttttgatttgtacaaattattcaaattgggtcgagaacgcgtttaCGACGAACCACGTACAGAACGGCTATAAACCTCAACAGATGattaacacgtcaataaaataacgGAATTAGTGCTTGGGAATCGACAATTAAAAGTTAGCCCTCTtattggcatcgttggaataccAGAAAGATCAATGAAAACCGTTTCGAAGGATCATATGGGCctaacaaaagtaaaatcatGATTGGTTCCGAAATCACTCAATGTTTTCGAAAAGCAATGCTTTTCGACTAGCAGGATGTCatgtggcaaaggtgagctgaagccgaaaaaacaggtcaaaaattaaggttatgttgacggttttcttcaattatcgatGTGTGGTGCATACCAAACTCTTTCCGAATGAGCAAATTGTctacaaggaatactatttgagtgttatgcgtcgtttgcgcgaagctattcgtaaaaagaggttGGAATTATgtgccgacaactcttggtatTTGCAcgacgataatgcaccgtcgcatactgcttTGCTTCTTCGTGAGTtgttcgccaaattttcaaccaatatcgtgccgcaaccaccgtattcgtctgatttagcttcgtgtgacttctggctattcagcaaactaaaacgaccgctccggggaaaccgttttcggtcaattgacgacattaaacgtgaatcgctacgcgtaTTGATGTATATTCCGAAAagtgactttaacaactgtttcgaggattggagaaaatgttggcacaagtgtatttggGCCGAAGGGCattactttgaggggacgaCAAAGACTTTGGAGAATAAATTAGgtcttttaaaattatgaacaaagccttactattttttgcccattgTACTATTTCTGTTAACAACAATACGCCTAATATAAGAATTTCACGATTTCATCGCACATAAAATGTTGAATTCTTTCGAAcaactttaaaataaagtttttccaAGATCTGAAGTTACTTCCTCGGCTTTGGTCTTTGGAAGTTGTGGGACTATGAAATGTTCCGTTACACACACACCtgacccttccttacttgtttggtttattttttattcagttGCAGTATTTTTTGATGTATCTCCTAATAACATTAACCTAGAATGCTTTTTTTGGTTCTTCTAGACTTCAATTCTTTTAAACAGATTATTGATTCAAACTGCAATTTTTCACCAACGACTCTGGTGCGGACCAACACATCTTAACCTACTTTACCTGCGGTGCATTAAAAAGCAATCGTTCTCTCACCACTCTTGTTGTGGCGGCAGAAAGCTTCTCCGAAATAATTTGgaggaatggtgccgagttgacagtacttaaaaaaatacggGTTAGTTGCGGTTACTTAGACCTCACAATAGGGGGAACGTTAttacagatgtacatatataaaactagttcttaaagtaaaaaacaaacataGTTCAAGTATTGCCAACACTAAAGTGACgacatgaaaaatattatttgttttttttgcaattttgcagCTATGAAATTCAGATTACAAGCTATTTATCTTAGCCGTATCTTACATAACCTAAATTCTATATTTAGGATCTGACACTTCAAAGATGTAATTTTCTACATTAGTTAGCCAATTAAATTAATCTTTTTCATGTCGTCACTTTAGTGTTGGCAATACTTAAACTATGCTCTATTGCTCAAaagctttaattaaaatatggaaACATTATCTAGTcaaattcaaagcaaaaaagTATTTAGATAACTCATTAaagaagtataaaatattttgttacgtCAGAACATTTATTTTATGGCAATTGCTTTTTCGATTCGCTActtaaattcgcaaaatattggCAATTCTAAGACAGTTGTGTTAATATTTGTTAGCTcatttttacattaattacaaagtaatttttcataataaaatttttttgaattttaatggtGTTATTGAATTATAATCGATTGTTGTGCTAATTTAACTTTGAGTCTTCTATTCGATTGGCTTATCTTTTCTAGTGAATTCATCtgcaatataataaatatatacttttaataGGCCCAATATTAATCAGAATTACATTTAATCAAGGTGATTTATTAATGATAACTAAgggaaaatctgaaaaaatttatggtcTGAAAGCTATTGAAAGAAATCGGGAAATActtaaagaaaagaaataaaatacaaattaagcCTTAAAAACTTGAGtcagaaaattataattttccataaaatatttattcaattatggtaatacacaaaataaaatataatcataTCAGTGTTAAACTCTAAATCTCGATAGAGGCTCACATTTGAAAGTAGTTCTTAAAGAAGATTTACCAAATGttttaaatgaataataaaaaattaattaaataaacgaaacaagtaaggaagtgctacgTTTGAATgaaactgaatattttatactcttgagtctttatattagatattagGGAGGCTCAGTCAAGTATTGGCccgatttaatccatttttaacatacagacataccattgacagagaaggattatccctgaatttcgattacatctcacacattgaccgatattttcggtcaaaagtctaCTATAGGCACTggtgtgcaaatatttttttttgttttccgattttattcattttcacactgtcggtagaagttcttttAATACTAGGgcttagcaaatttggttgttgtaggtTTATTGGCTTagtagatatatacattaaacttattaaagacaggggccacgcccaatttttataaattttttggtacTTTATTGGTTATCGGCTAATGGTGCTTTGTGGGCAttgcagtggtccgattacgcccatctacgaactcgtaaattttttttgtactaagaaacccgcatatcaaatgtaaatttgtactcaagttacagtttgcacagacggacggacagacagacgtcatcctgataatttattatatatatatattacccTATATCTCTCTCGATTAGTCTTAGGCGATATGTAATGTAGGAAcaggttgcaaaagtataaacatGACggaagtttaatatttttgcccAAGACATTTTTGAGATGGGTTATCtcctgttaaaatttttaaccaaaacaagaaaaattagaCAACTATGGCTTTATGGATGTTACATGGTTGCCATAATTGGGTGTTAGTCGCTTTGTTCAAGTAATAAATATGATAACGCGTGATCCAAGTAGAGtcactttttcaatagcctatttttgacagatcaattatttttgttcagtattgtttggcatttcatcatggaaagacttatgcctGAACAGCGTTTActaatcgttcaactttattaattcacgttctgtaaagaatgtgtttcgtgcgcttTGTTTAACTTACGGTCAATATAAGCGGCCTACACCATAATCCATTTTGAGaaccagtgaagaaaatatagcagccgtagctgaaagtgtacacgtggaccgtggagagtcgattcggcggtGTTCGCAGTAACTCGAACTGacttatggaacgacttggcgcattttacgtcgagatcttcaattgaaagcgtacaaaatacagcttggcaagaactgaagccgctcgaccttcccaagcgatattGCTTTGCTgtgtgggctcttgaaaagttccaagaagattcgacgtttttgagccaatTTTAAAGTCTTTTCTATTTACTGGCGCAGAAACCGCGGTTATACCCAAGTTAACAAGAGCGCGAcaatcatttcttcttttcgctatgtgggtTTTCGTCCTTTGGACGATATgaccagccagcgtagcctcttcttcttcttcttcttacacCACTTTGGAcgacaccgcttacgctatagccgagttaacaacagcgcgccagtcgttcctttTTTTTGCTACGTGCCGCCAATTCGATATTCcgagcgaagccaggtccttctccacttggtgcttccaacggagtggagatcttcctcctcctctgcttcccccggcggttacagcgtcgaatactttcagagctggagtgttttcgtccatccggacaacatgacctagccagcgtagccgctgtcttttaattcgctgaactataacaatgtcgtcgtatatctcgtacagctcaccgttccatcgaatgcgatattcgcagtggccaacgcgcaaaggaccataaatctttcgcagaacttttccttcgaaaactcgcaacgtcgactcatcagatgttgtcatcatccatgcctctgcaccatataacaggacgggaataatgagtgatttatagagtttggtttttgttcgtcgagagagcacttttacttttcaattgcctactcggtccgaagtagcacctgttggcaagagcaatactgcgttggatttccaggctgacattgttggtggtgttaatactggttcctaaatatacgaaattatctacaacttcaaagttgtgtctgtcaacagtgacgtgagagccaagtcgcgagtgcgacaactttttgtttgatgacaggagatatttcgttttgccctcgttcactgccagacccattttctgtgcttccttgtccagcctggagaaagcagaactaacggcgtgggtgttgaggccgataatatcaatatcatcggcatacgccagcagctgtacactcttataaaagatggtaccttctctgtttagttctggagctcgaataattttctcccgAAGTAGgctgaagaagtcacacgaaagagagtcgccttgtctgaaacctcatttggtattgaacggttcggagaggtccttcccgatcctgacggagcttg
It includes:
- the LOC126755079 gene encoding protein rtoA-like isoform X2, whose protein sequence is MLELNKRTHKVLTYALVALVLLQVLFKPTEAATKCHKCTGINCQRTTYAATEDCTDALDSCVTVFQESMVLAQGCLGQLAVELRKKCEMPSTEQTDGAEMTDVDATVPAVNRNCHQCSEDLCNNLSAEGTDCLQCDSNEEAKCASDTESLQPQRCPISKAVNTYCYAKIEASRATRGCATDLAQQKECLSNSGCSLCSPSDINGCNRDPKVATNDTTSSTGDFDTSSGGSGTSNDGSSSSGSDGSSSSGISGGDSNSGSSGTGGSGSSSGGSSGGSDSGTSSGTGNGGSSSGSGSSGSGSDAGTGGSDSSSGSGSGSGSDTENSGASGLSNKFFVAVILIALPKFI
- the LOC126755079 gene encoding protein rtoA-like isoform X3; its protein translation is MLELNKRTHKVLTYALVALVLLQVLFKPTEAATKCHKCTGINCQRTTYAATEDCTDALDSCVTVFQESMVLAQGCLGQLAVELRKKCEMPSTEQTDGAEMTDVDATVPAVNRNCHQCSEDLCNNLSAEGTDCLQCDSNEEAKCASDTESLQPQRCPISKAVNTYCYAKIEASRATRGCATDLAQQKECLSNSGCSLCSPSDINGCNRDPKVATNDTTSSTGDFDTSSGGSGTSNDGSSSSGSDGSSSSGTSGGDSNSGSSGTGGSGSSSGGSSGGSDSGTSSGTGDGGSSSGSGSSGSGSDAGTGGSDSSSGSGSGSGSDTENSGASGLSNKFFVAVILIALPKFI
- the LOC126755079 gene encoding uncharacterized protein LOC126755079 isoform X1; its protein translation is MLELNKRTHKVLTYALVALVLLQVLFKPTEAATKCHKCTGINCQRTTYAATEDCTDALDSCVTVFQESMVLAQGCLGQLAVELRKKCEMPSTEQTDGAEMTDVDATVPAVNRNCHQCSEDLCNNLSAEGTDCLQCDSNEEAKCASDTESLQPQRCPISKAVNTYCYAKIEASRATRGCATDLAQQKECLSNSGCSLCSPSDINGCNRDPKVATNDTTSSTGDFDTSSGGSGTSNDGSSSSGSDGSSSSGISGGDSNSGSSGTGGSGSSSGGSSGGSDSGTSSGTGNGGSSSGAGNGGSDSGAGSGSGTGGGGSSSGSSGTSNGGSSSGGSSSGTSGGDSNSGSSGTGGSGSSSGGSSGGSDSGTSSGTGDGGSSSGSGSSGSGSDAGTGGSDSSSGSGSGSGSDTENSGASGLSNKFFVAVILIALPKFI